In the Podospora bellae-mahoneyi strain CBS 112042 chromosome 4, whole genome shotgun sequence genome, one interval contains:
- a CDS encoding hypothetical protein (antiSMASH:Cluster_6; EggNog:ENOG503P6X0), with translation MAPKANTSKTPWQDSLESTCHDLQIAAPVFQIVSDRRGGRTAWSSRVTVYGVTHDARFWYDGKNVNNAKEDAAEVAYKWLNGASSNPSSPSTTRSAW, from the exons ATGGCGCCCAAGGCCAACACTAGCAAGACTCCCTGGCAGGATTCCCTGGAGA GTACTTGCCACGACCTTCAAATTGCCGCGCCGGTTTTCCAAATTGTGTCTGACCGACGAG GTGGACGTACAGCATGGTCCAGCAGGGTTACCGTTTACGGAGTGACTCACGATGCCCGATTTTGGTACGATGGCAAGAACGTCAACAACGCCAAAGAAGATGCTGCTGAGGTTGCTTACAAATGGTTGAACGGCGCCTCTTCGAACCCCagctcaccctccaccacccgaAGCGCATGGTAA